One Streptomyces sp. ML-6 genomic region harbors:
- a CDS encoding pyruvate dehydrogenase has translation MAKQNVSEQFVDILVRAGVKRMYGVVGDSLNPVVDAVRRHRGIDWIQVRHEETAAFAAGAEAQVTGALAACAGSCGPGNLHLINGLYDAHRSMAPVLALASHIPSSEIGLGYFQETHPELLFQECSHYNEMISNPEQMPRLLQTAIQHAIGRGGVSVVTMPGDIAARPAPEKTIEHALVTSRPTVRPGDEEIEKLRRMVDGAKRVTLFCGSGTAGAHAEVMEFAERVKAPVGHALRGKEWIQYDNPYDVGMSGLLGYGAAYEATHECDLLILLGTDFPYNAFLPSDVKIVQVDVRPEHLGRRSKLDLAVWGDVRETLRCLTPQVKVKSDRKFLDRMLKKHAEALEGVVKAYTRKVEKHVPIHPEYVASVLDELADDDAVFTVDTGMCNVWAARYLSPNGRRRVIGSFSHGSMANALPQAIGAQFTDRNRQVVSMSGDGGFTMLMGDFLTLVQYDLPVKVVLFNNSSLGMVELEMLVAGLPSFGTTNRNPDFAAVARAAGAYGVRVEKPKQLEGALKEAFRHKGPALVDVVTDPNALSIPPKISAEMVTGFALSASKIVLDGGVGRMVQMARSNLRNVPRP, from the coding sequence ATGGCCAAGCAGAACGTGTCGGAGCAGTTCGTCGACATCCTCGTCCGGGCGGGCGTCAAGCGCATGTACGGCGTCGTCGGCGACAGCCTCAACCCGGTCGTCGACGCCGTCCGGCGCCATCGCGGCATCGACTGGATCCAGGTGCGGCACGAGGAGACGGCCGCCTTCGCCGCCGGTGCGGAGGCCCAGGTCACCGGCGCGCTGGCGGCCTGCGCCGGATCGTGCGGCCCGGGCAACCTGCACCTGATCAACGGCCTCTACGACGCCCACCGCTCCATGGCCCCCGTGCTCGCCCTCGCCTCGCACATCCCGTCGAGCGAGATCGGCCTCGGCTACTTCCAGGAAACCCATCCGGAGCTGCTCTTCCAGGAGTGCAGCCACTACAACGAGATGATCTCCAACCCGGAGCAGATGCCGCGGCTGCTCCAGACGGCCATCCAGCACGCGATCGGCCGGGGCGGGGTCAGCGTCGTCACGATGCCGGGCGACATCGCGGCCCGCCCCGCCCCGGAGAAGACGATCGAGCACGCCCTGGTCACCTCCAGGCCCACGGTGCGGCCCGGGGACGAGGAGATCGAGAAGCTGCGCCGCATGGTCGACGGGGCGAAACGCGTGACCCTGTTCTGCGGCAGCGGCACGGCCGGCGCCCACGCCGAGGTGATGGAGTTCGCCGAACGGGTGAAGGCCCCGGTCGGGCACGCGCTGCGCGGCAAGGAATGGATCCAGTACGACAACCCGTACGACGTCGGCATGAGCGGACTGCTCGGCTACGGCGCGGCGTACGAGGCGACCCACGAGTGCGACCTCCTCATCCTGCTCGGCACCGACTTCCCGTACAACGCCTTCCTCCCGTCCGACGTGAAGATCGTCCAGGTGGACGTGCGGCCCGAGCACCTCGGCCGTCGTTCCAAGCTGGACCTGGCGGTCTGGGGCGACGTCCGGGAGACGCTGCGCTGTCTGACCCCGCAGGTGAAGGTCAAGTCCGACCGCAAGTTCCTCGACCGGATGCTGAAGAAGCACGCCGAGGCGCTGGAGGGCGTGGTCAAGGCGTACACCCGCAAGGTCGAGAAGCACGTCCCGATCCACCCGGAGTACGTCGCCTCGGTGCTGGACGAACTGGCCGACGACGACGCCGTGTTCACCGTGGACACCGGCATGTGCAACGTGTGGGCGGCCCGCTACCTCTCGCCCAACGGCAGGCGCCGCGTGATCGGTTCGTTCAGCCACGGGTCGATGGCCAACGCGCTGCCACAGGCCATCGGCGCCCAGTTCACCGACCGGAACCGGCAGGTCGTGTCCATGTCCGGCGACGGCGGATTCACCATGCTGATGGGTGACTTCCTGACCCTGGTGCAGTACGACCTGCCGGTGAAGGTCGTGCTGTTCAACAACTCCTCCCTCGGCATGGTCGAGCTGGAGATGCTGGTCGCGGGCCTGCCGTCGTTCGGCACGACCAACCGGAACCCGGACTTCGCGGCGGTCGCGCGGGCCGCCGGGGCGTACGGGGTGCGGGTGGAGAAGCCGAAACAGCTCGAAGGGGCCCTCAAGGAGGCCTTCCGGCACAAGGGCCCGGCGCTCGTCGATGTCGTCACCGACCCCAACGCCCTCTCCATCCCGCCGAAGATCAGCGCGGAGATGGTGACCGGCTTCGCGCTCTCCGCCAGCAAGATCGTGCTGGACGGCGGGGTGGGCCGCATGGTCCAGATGGCCCGCTCCAACCTGCGGAACGTGCCCCGCCCCTGA
- a CDS encoding FAD-binding oxidoreductase: MLTRHSLDVVIVGAGVVGAACAHYISRSGLSVAVVDRGPVAGGTTGAGEGNLLVSDKVPGPELELALLSASLWQELAAELPPDIEYESKGGVVVAASEGSLAALSETAAGQRTAGVQAHHVPADRLRDLEPHLAPDLAGGCHYPQDAQVQPALAAAELMRSAVRAGARLHPGEEVVEILRDRSGAVRGVRTPQGELHAPVVVNAAGTWGGELAALAGVSLPVLPRRGFVLVTEPLPRLIRHKVYAAEYVADVSSGSAALQISPVVEGTPAGPVLIGASRERVGFDRTLSVPVVARLAAGATALFPLLADVRVLRAYHGFRPYLPDHLPAIGPDPRVPGLFHACGHEGAGIGLAPVTGRLIADAIRGERPALDLEPFAPARFDAPDRAA; the protein is encoded by the coding sequence GTGCTCACGAGACACTCCCTGGATGTCGTCATCGTCGGCGCCGGAGTCGTCGGCGCCGCCTGTGCCCACTACATCTCCCGGTCCGGACTCTCCGTGGCCGTCGTCGACCGCGGACCCGTGGCCGGCGGCACCACCGGAGCCGGCGAGGGGAACCTGCTGGTCTCCGACAAGGTGCCCGGACCCGAGCTGGAACTGGCGCTGCTCTCCGCCTCCCTGTGGCAGGAGCTGGCCGCCGAGCTGCCCCCGGACATCGAGTACGAAAGCAAGGGCGGCGTGGTCGTGGCGGCCTCCGAGGGCTCCCTGGCCGCCCTGTCCGAGACGGCCGCCGGGCAGCGGACGGCCGGTGTCCAGGCGCACCACGTCCCGGCCGACCGGCTCCGCGACCTGGAGCCCCACCTCGCGCCGGACCTGGCGGGCGGCTGCCACTACCCGCAGGACGCACAGGTCCAACCGGCGCTGGCCGCAGCCGAGTTGATGCGGTCGGCGGTCCGGGCCGGGGCGCGCCTCCACCCGGGGGAGGAGGTGGTGGAGATCCTGCGGGACCGCTCGGGGGCGGTGCGCGGTGTGCGTACCCCGCAGGGCGAACTGCACGCCCCCGTCGTGGTCAACGCCGCCGGGACCTGGGGCGGCGAGCTGGCCGCGCTGGCCGGGGTGAGCCTCCCGGTCCTCCCGCGCCGGGGATTCGTCCTCGTCACCGAACCGCTGCCCCGGCTGATCCGCCACAAGGTCTACGCGGCGGAGTACGTGGCCGACGTGTCGAGCGGGTCCGCGGCCCTGCAGATCTCGCCGGTGGTGGAGGGCACCCCGGCGGGCCCGGTGCTCATCGGGGCGAGCCGCGAACGGGTCGGCTTCGACCGGACGCTGTCGGTGCCGGTGGTCGCCCGGCTGGCGGCCGGGGCCACCGCACTCTTCCCCCTGCTGGCGGACGTGCGGGTGCTGCGCGCCTACCACGGGTTCCGCCCCTACCTGCCCGACCACCTGCCCGCGATCGGCCCCGACCCCCGGGTGCCCGGCCTCTTCCACGCCTGCGGGCACGAAGGGGCGGGCATCGGACTGGCGCCGGTGACCGGACGGCTGATCGCCGACGCGATCCGGGGCGAACGTCCCGCACTCGACCTCGAACCGTTCGCGCCCGCCCGGTTCGACGCCCCGGACCGTGCCGCATGA
- a CDS encoding (2Fe-2S)-binding protein, which produces MRRTRARTPAELVGAEPGPEFRITFDGRPIRALPGQSVAAALWAAGIMTWRTTRVDGRPRGAFCGIGACYDCLATINGRPNRRACLVPARPDDTITTQEGDGHAALDG; this is translated from the coding sequence GTGAGACGCACCCGCGCACGCACGCCGGCCGAACTCGTCGGAGCCGAACCCGGCCCGGAGTTCCGGATCACCTTCGACGGCCGCCCGATCCGCGCACTGCCGGGCCAGAGCGTCGCCGCCGCACTCTGGGCGGCGGGCATCATGACCTGGCGCACCACCCGGGTCGACGGCCGCCCCAGGGGAGCCTTCTGCGGCATCGGCGCCTGCTACGACTGCCTGGCCACCATCAACGGCCGGCCCAACCGGCGGGCCTGCCTGGTCCCCGCCCGGCCGGACGACACCATCACCACGCAGGAGGGGGACGGGCATGCCGCACTCGACGGCTGA
- a CDS encoding NAD(P)/FAD-dependent oxidoreductase gives MPHSTAEDSPRDTGRAELAVVGAGPAGLAAAVTAADHGLDVVLLDAAAAPGGQYYRNPADGLGAARPQVLHHRWSAFTGLSARLAAHRDTGTIRHLASHQVWTVERTADDDWTLHAVAGTDEAARTAVRARRLLLATGAHERQLPFPGWTLPGVVGAAGAQAMLKSGLVLPGRRIVVAGSGPLLQAVAASLTRAGARVPALVEAAGYGAYARSPRVLAVNPAKAVEAVGFGTALMRAGVRVLSHRAVTEVHGDERVEAVTVSRVDRRWRPVAGTGRRIACDALAVGHGLVPQLELAVAAGCETRPGTDGTHAVVLDEQLRTTVPGIWAAGETGGVGGVELALCEGELAALSIVREVRGGSPEGTGRGVAALRRTRRRLRAFADLMGAVHRPGDGWHEWTADDTEVCRCEEVPAGRIRAACEELGARDPRTVKLFTRAGMGWCQGRTCGFAVRELAAAHGGAPAQAGPDRRPLACPVKLSALADPADPR, from the coding sequence ATGCCGCACTCGACGGCTGAGGACAGCCCGCGCGACACCGGCCGCGCCGAACTCGCCGTGGTGGGCGCGGGACCCGCCGGTCTGGCCGCGGCCGTCACCGCGGCCGACCACGGACTCGACGTCGTCCTGCTGGACGCCGCCGCCGCGCCCGGCGGGCAGTACTACCGCAACCCGGCCGACGGCCTCGGCGCCGCCCGGCCCCAGGTCCTGCACCACCGCTGGTCCGCCTTCACCGGCCTGTCCGCCCGGCTGGCCGCGCACCGGGACACCGGCACGATCCGGCACCTGGCCAGTCATCAGGTGTGGACGGTCGAGCGGACCGCCGACGACGACTGGACCCTGCACGCGGTCGCCGGGACCGACGAGGCGGCCCGCACCGCCGTGCGGGCCCGCCGACTGCTGCTGGCGACCGGCGCCCACGAACGCCAACTCCCCTTCCCCGGCTGGACGCTCCCGGGCGTCGTGGGCGCGGCGGGGGCCCAGGCCATGCTCAAGTCCGGCCTGGTACTGCCGGGGCGCCGGATCGTGGTCGCCGGGAGCGGCCCGCTCCTCCAGGCGGTCGCCGCCTCGCTGACCCGGGCCGGCGCACGCGTCCCGGCCCTGGTCGAGGCCGCCGGCTACGGGGCGTACGCGCGTTCCCCCCGGGTGCTGGCCGTCAACCCCGCCAAGGCGGTGGAGGCGGTCGGGTTCGGTACCGCCCTGATGCGCGCCGGGGTCAGGGTGCTGAGCCACCGCGCGGTCACCGAGGTGCACGGCGACGAACGGGTCGAGGCCGTGACCGTCAGCCGGGTGGACCGCCGCTGGCGCCCCGTCGCGGGGACCGGCCGCCGGATCGCCTGCGACGCGCTCGCCGTGGGGCACGGCCTCGTGCCCCAGCTCGAACTCGCCGTGGCGGCCGGCTGCGAAACGCGTCCGGGCACCGACGGCACGCACGCGGTCGTCCTCGACGAACAGCTCAGGACGACGGTCCCGGGCATCTGGGCGGCCGGCGAGACCGGCGGCGTGGGCGGGGTCGAACTCGCCCTGTGTGAAGGAGAGTTGGCGGCGCTTTCGATCGTCCGCGAGGTGCGGGGCGGCTCGCCGGAGGGGACGGGGCGCGGCGTGGCCGCGCTGCGCCGCACCCGGCGCCGCCTGCGGGCCTTCGCCGACCTGATGGGCGCCGTGCACCGGCCGGGGGACGGCTGGCACGAGTGGACGGCCGACGACACGGAGGTCTGCCGCTGCGAGGAGGTCCCCGCGGGCCGGATCCGTGCGGCGTGCGAGGAACTCGGCGCCCGCGACCCCAGGACCGTCAAACTCTTCACCCGCGCCGGGATGGGCTGGTGCCAGGGCCGGACGTGCGGATTCGCCGTCCGGGAACTCGCCGCCGCGCACGGCGGCGCACCGGCACAGGCCGGACCCGACCGGCGCCCACTGGCCTGCCCCGTGAAGCTGTCCGCCCTCGCCGACCCGGCCGACCCCCGGTAG
- a CDS encoding dihydrodipicolinate synthase family protein → MQTDSHARTRPWQGIMVATPLPLRDDRTIDYDAYATHVRDLIEAGCDGVVPNGSLGEYQTLTDEERTRMVQVAVEAAGDGDRVMPGVAAYGSAESRRWAERAAEAGAGSVLLLPPNGYRCDEAAVRAHYAEVAEVGVPVVAYNNPYDTKVDLSPALLAELHNEGSIVAVKEFTGDVRRAYEIAERAPGLDILVGADDVLLELGVAGAVGWIAGSPNMLPSCCVDLYRAAVSGDLETALPLYRELHPLLRWDSKPEFVQAIKLSMDVAGRHGGPTRPPRNPLSADDAAAVRAVTEKVLAGGLR, encoded by the coding sequence ATGCAGACCGACAGCCATGCGCGCACCCGCCCCTGGCAGGGCATCATGGTCGCCACCCCCCTCCCCCTGCGCGACGACCGCACCATCGACTACGACGCCTACGCCACCCACGTGCGGGACCTCATCGAGGCGGGCTGCGACGGCGTGGTGCCCAACGGGTCGCTGGGCGAGTACCAGACCCTCACCGACGAGGAACGCACCCGGATGGTCCAGGTCGCCGTCGAGGCGGCCGGGGACGGCGACCGCGTCATGCCGGGCGTCGCCGCCTACGGCAGCGCCGAGTCGCGCCGCTGGGCGGAACGGGCCGCCGAGGCGGGGGCCGGGTCCGTGCTGCTCCTGCCGCCCAACGGATACCGCTGCGACGAGGCGGCCGTGCGCGCCCACTACGCCGAGGTGGCCGAGGTCGGCGTCCCGGTCGTCGCGTACAACAACCCGTACGACACCAAGGTGGACCTGAGCCCCGCCCTGCTCGCCGAGCTCCACAACGAGGGCAGCATCGTGGCCGTCAAGGAGTTCACCGGCGACGTCCGCAGGGCGTACGAGATCGCCGAGCGGGCCCCCGGCCTCGACATCCTGGTGGGCGCCGACGACGTACTGCTGGAACTCGGCGTCGCCGGGGCCGTCGGATGGATCGCCGGCAGCCCGAACATGCTGCCGTCCTGTTGCGTGGACCTGTACCGGGCCGCGGTGAGCGGCGACCTGGAGACCGCCCTGCCGCTCTACCGGGAGCTGCACCCGCTGCTGAGGTGGGACTCCAAGCCGGAGTTCGTCCAGGCCATCAAGCTGTCCATGGACGTCGCCGGACGCCACGGCGGCCCCACCCGCCCGCCGCGCAACCCGCTGTCCGCCGACGACGCGGCCGCCGTGCGCGCCGTCACGGAGAAGGTCCTCGCCGGGGGCCTGCGCTGA
- a CDS encoding proline racemase family protein translates to MRTRHIFHAVDSHTEGMPTRVITGGIGTIPGDTMAERRSHFEKHRDAVRTLLMYEPRGHAAMSGAILQPPTRPDADYGVLYIEVSGFLPMCGHGTIGVATVLVETGMVEVTEPVTTVRLDTPAGLVEAAVRVEDGEATAVTLTNVPAFSVALDRTADVPGHGTVRYDLAYGGNFYAMVDLADLGLPFDRAHKDDILAAGLALMKTVEATEPPVHPEAPHIHGLKHVQFIAPGSDARHSRHAMAIHPGWFDRSPCGTGTSARMAQLHARGELALDTDFVNESFIGTSFTGRLVQETTVGGLPAVVPTVTGRAWITGTAQYFLNPSDPFPEGFLL, encoded by the coding sequence TTGAGGACACGCCACATCTTCCACGCCGTCGACTCGCACACCGAGGGCATGCCGACCCGGGTGATCACCGGCGGCATCGGCACCATCCCCGGCGACACGATGGCCGAACGGCGCAGCCACTTCGAGAAGCACCGGGACGCCGTGCGCACCCTGCTCATGTACGAACCGCGCGGCCACGCAGCCATGAGCGGCGCGATCCTCCAGCCGCCCACCCGGCCGGACGCGGACTACGGGGTCCTCTACATCGAGGTCTCCGGCTTCCTGCCGATGTGCGGACACGGCACCATCGGGGTGGCGACCGTGCTGGTGGAGACCGGGATGGTGGAGGTCACCGAACCCGTCACCACCGTGCGGCTGGACACCCCCGCCGGACTCGTCGAGGCCGCCGTACGGGTGGAGGACGGCGAGGCCACCGCCGTGACGCTCACCAACGTGCCCGCGTTCAGCGTCGCGCTCGACCGGACGGCGGACGTGCCCGGCCACGGGACCGTGCGCTACGACCTCGCCTACGGCGGCAACTTCTACGCGATGGTGGACCTGGCCGACCTCGGGCTGCCCTTCGACCGGGCGCACAAGGACGACATCCTGGCCGCCGGACTCGCCCTGATGAAGACGGTCGAAGCCACCGAGCCGCCCGTCCACCCCGAGGCCCCGCACATCCACGGGCTCAAGCACGTGCAGTTCATCGCCCCCGGATCCGACGCGCGCCACTCCCGGCACGCGATGGCCATCCACCCCGGCTGGTTCGACCGCTCGCCCTGCGGCACCGGCACCTCCGCACGCATGGCCCAGCTGCACGCACGCGGCGAACTCGCCCTGGACACCGACTTCGTGAACGAGTCGTTCATCGGCACCTCGTTCACCGGCCGGCTCGTCCAGGAGACCACCGTCGGCGGGCTGCCGGCCGTCGTCCCCACCGTCACCGGGCGCGCCTGGATCACCGGGACCGCACAATACTTCCTGAACCCGTCCGACCCCTTCCCCGAAGGATTCCTGCTGTGA
- a CDS encoding ornithine cyclodeaminase family protein — protein sequence MTLPLLGADAIEALGPTGAADALEAALRGGLDPETAPARHHLAVPGGELLIMPATTRRVTGVKIAGVAPDNPAAGLPRITGSYLLLDAPTLLPLALLDGAALTALRTPAVSALAIRHLTGPVVRHLVLFGTGPQAYGHLAAVLAERRVERVTVVGRTPHRTDELVQHARRLGPDAHAGKADGAEVATADLVLCCTTSATPLFDGTLVPDGATVVAVGSHTPDAREVDTALVSRSRVIVESRAAALAEPGDLLIPVAEGAFRAQDIAGNLAELVTGRVDGEVSDGTGRPRLFKSVGAGWEDLAVAEAVHRASTP from the coding sequence GTGACCCTCCCCCTGCTCGGCGCCGACGCCATCGAGGCCCTGGGACCGACCGGAGCCGCGGACGCCCTGGAAGCGGCGCTGCGCGGGGGCCTGGACCCGGAGACGGCCCCGGCCCGGCACCATCTCGCCGTACCCGGCGGGGAGTTGCTGATCATGCCGGCCACCACCCGCCGGGTGACCGGAGTGAAGATCGCCGGGGTCGCCCCGGACAATCCGGCGGCCGGCCTGCCCCGGATCACCGGAAGCTACCTGCTGCTCGACGCCCCCACCCTGCTGCCGCTCGCCCTGCTGGACGGGGCCGCGCTCACCGCGCTGCGCACCCCGGCGGTCTCCGCGCTCGCGATCCGGCACCTCACCGGACCGGTCGTGCGCCATCTGGTGCTCTTCGGCACGGGGCCCCAGGCATACGGGCACCTCGCCGCGGTGCTCGCGGAACGCCGGGTGGAACGGGTCACCGTGGTCGGCCGCACCCCGCACCGGACCGACGAACTCGTCCAGCACGCCCGCCGGCTCGGCCCGGACGCCCACGCGGGGAAGGCGGACGGGGCCGAGGTCGCCACGGCCGACCTGGTGCTCTGCTGCACCACCTCCGCCACCCCGCTGTTCGACGGCACCCTCGTGCCCGACGGGGCGACGGTCGTCGCGGTCGGCTCGCACACCCCCGACGCCCGCGAGGTCGACACCGCTCTGGTGTCCCGCTCCCGGGTGATCGTCGAATCGAGGGCGGCGGCCCTGGCGGAACCGGGCGATCTGCTGATCCCGGTCGCCGAAGGGGCCTTCCGGGCCCAGGACATCGCGGGCAACCTCGCCGAGCTGGTGACCGGCCGGGTCGACGGCGAGGTGTCCGACGGCACCGGACGGCCCCGGCTCTTCAAGAGCGTCGGGGCTGGATGGGAGGACCTCGCCGTCGCCGAGGCGGTGCACCGCGCCTCGACGCCCTGA
- a CDS encoding GntR family transcriptional regulator — protein MARLTTLNAISAQEHLRDQVANALRAALIAGELRPGVVYSAPALAAEFGVSATPVREAMLDLAREGLVEAVRNKGFRVTELTEQDLDDFTEIRAMIEVPTIGRIAAMGLVEELEALRPLARAIVDAAAEQDIIGYLEADRRFHLELLGLAGNRRLVEEIGNLRKRSRLFGLNRLAETGKLVQSAEEHVQLLDLMVAGDVQGAESCMLAHMSHVRSLWAEERADGAAPDGTAEQD, from the coding sequence ATGGCCCGCCTGACGACGCTCAACGCCATCTCCGCGCAGGAGCACCTGCGCGACCAGGTGGCGAACGCCCTCAGGGCGGCGCTGATAGCCGGGGAGCTCCGTCCGGGCGTGGTCTACTCCGCCCCCGCCCTCGCCGCCGAATTCGGGGTGTCCGCCACCCCGGTCCGCGAGGCCATGCTCGACCTGGCGCGCGAGGGCCTGGTCGAGGCCGTCCGCAACAAGGGTTTCCGGGTCACCGAGTTGACCGAGCAGGACCTCGACGACTTCACCGAGATCCGGGCCATGATCGAGGTGCCCACCATCGGCCGCATCGCCGCGATGGGCCTCGTCGAGGAGCTCGAGGCGCTCCGGCCGCTGGCGCGGGCGATCGTCGACGCCGCCGCCGAGCAGGACATCATCGGCTACCTGGAGGCCGACCGCCGCTTCCACCTCGAACTGCTCGGCCTGGCGGGCAACCGCCGGCTGGTGGAGGAGATCGGCAACCTGCGCAAGCGCTCGCGGCTCTTCGGGCTGAACCGGCTCGCCGAGACGGGGAAGCTGGTCCAGTCGGCCGAGGAGCACGTGCAGTTGCTCGACCTCATGGTCGCCGGTGACGTGCAGGGCGCCGAGAGCTGCATGCTGGCCCACATGTCGCACGTCAGGTCGCTGTGGGCCGAGGAGCGGGCCGACGGCGCGGCCCCGGACGGCACCGCCGAGCAGGACTGA
- a CDS encoding aminopeptidase P family protein has protein sequence MSRTPVTPRTGSHDLPVSPALNAFMATGWAESPLPADLRVPSFDATPARRARLAARFPGERLIIPAGAPAVRSHDTDHRFRPHTGYAWLTGLTGEDQAGHVLVLEPDGDERHEAVLYLRPRSPRTGHEFYRDRRYGEFWVGRRPDLEEAARITGIRCADLAAWEKLLTGPQPPVRVLGGVDPSVDELLRSRRVLHSTRPLPAGLEAVLSELRLVKDPWETGQLQHAVDATVTGFEDVVRSLPQALRHPRGERWIEGVFDLRARLEGNGPGRSTIAAAGAHACVLHWSRNDGPLERDRLLLLDAGVETDTLYTADITRTLPLSGRFSPVQRSVYELVLAAQEAGIAALRPGARFRDFHLAAMRVIAEGLHEWGVLPVSAEEALHPDNGLHRRYTLCSSGHMLGMDVHDCAGARATAYPDGRLEAGQVLTVEPGLYLQPDDETLPRALRGIGVRIEDDLVITDDGARLMSSALPRTADGIEEWMGALLEG, from the coding sequence GTGTCCCGTACCCCCGTCACTCCCCGCACCGGCAGCCACGATCTGCCGGTCTCCCCCGCACTGAACGCCTTCATGGCCACCGGGTGGGCCGAGTCACCGCTGCCGGCGGACCTCCGCGTCCCCTCCTTCGACGCCACCCCCGCCCGCCGCGCCCGGCTGGCCGCCCGTTTCCCCGGCGAGCGCCTGATCATCCCGGCGGGCGCGCCCGCGGTCCGCTCCCACGACACCGACCACCGCTTCCGGCCCCACACCGGCTACGCCTGGCTCACCGGCCTCACCGGCGAGGACCAGGCCGGCCACGTCCTCGTCCTGGAACCCGATGGCGACGAGCGGCACGAAGCGGTGCTGTACCTGCGACCCCGGTCCCCGCGCACCGGTCACGAGTTCTACCGCGACCGCAGGTACGGGGAGTTCTGGGTCGGCCGCAGGCCCGACCTGGAGGAGGCGGCCCGGATCACCGGCATCCGCTGCGCGGACCTGGCCGCCTGGGAGAAGCTGCTCACCGGCCCGCAGCCCCCGGTGCGGGTGCTGGGCGGGGTGGACCCGTCCGTCGACGAACTCCTGCGCTCCCGCCGCGTCCTGCACTCGACGCGTCCGTTGCCCGCCGGTCTCGAAGCGGTGCTCAGCGAGCTGCGGCTCGTCAAGGACCCCTGGGAGACCGGGCAGTTGCAGCACGCCGTGGACGCGACGGTGACGGGGTTCGAGGACGTGGTGCGGAGCCTGCCGCAGGCGCTGCGGCACCCGCGCGGGGAACGCTGGATCGAGGGCGTCTTCGATCTGCGGGCCCGGCTGGAGGGGAACGGGCCGGGCCGCTCCACGATCGCCGCCGCCGGGGCACACGCCTGCGTCCTGCACTGGAGCCGCAACGACGGCCCGCTGGAGCGCGACCGGTTGCTGCTGCTGGACGCGGGCGTGGAGACCGACACCCTCTACACCGCCGACATCACCCGTACCCTGCCGCTGTCCGGCCGGTTCTCCCCCGTGCAGCGCAGCGTGTACGAACTGGTGCTGGCCGCGCAGGAGGCGGGCATCGCCGCCCTGCGCCCGGGGGCCCGCTTCCGCGACTTCCACCTGGCGGCCATGCGGGTCATCGCCGAGGGGCTGCACGAATGGGGCGTGCTGCCGGTGTCCGCCGAGGAGGCGCTCCACCCGGACAACGGCCTCCACCGCCGGTACACGCTCTGCAGCAGCGGCCACATGCTCGGCATGGACGTGCACGACTGCGCGGGGGCGCGTGCCACCGCGTATCCGGACGGGCGGCTGGAGGCCGGTCAGGTGCTGACCGTGGAGCCGGGGCTGTACCTCCAGCCGGACGACGAGACGCTGCCCCGGGCGCTGCGCGGCATCGGGGTGCGGATCGAGGACGACCTCGTGATCACGGACGACGGCGCCCGTCTCATGTCGTCGGCGCTGCCGCGGACCGCCGACGGGATCGAGGAGTGGATGGGCGCCCTGCTGGAGGGGTGA